One part of the Ralstonia pickettii genome encodes these proteins:
- the pheA gene encoding prephenate dehydratase yields the protein MTSQSDDTKQNKDAALAAELAPLRTQIDAIDNQLLSLLSDRAKVAQEVGEVKKRYSSPAFRPDRELQVIRKMQSGNPGPLHDESIAAIWREVMSACRGLEQALRIGYLGPAGTFSEQAVIAHFGHEIQPMPCPSIDEVFRAAESGTVDCGVVPVENSTEGVVSRTLDLFLQTSLKISGEIALRVHHNLLHKTGDMSQVKVVRAHAQALAQCQRWLNTNYPNLPREAVSSNAEAARMAGEDETVAALASVQAANRYGLHVVRANVEDDPHNRTRFVVIGNYETEPSGRDQTSLILSVPNEAGAVYKLLAPLAENGVSMCRFESRPARSGAWEYYFYVDVEGHQRDPQVARALEKLRHDAAYFKVLGSYPSAH from the coding sequence ATGACCAGTCAGTCAGACGATACGAAGCAAAACAAGGACGCCGCATTGGCGGCGGAGCTTGCGCCGTTGCGCACGCAGATCGACGCCATCGACAACCAGCTTCTTTCGCTCCTCTCCGATCGCGCCAAGGTGGCGCAGGAAGTGGGCGAGGTGAAGAAGCGCTATTCGTCGCCGGCATTCCGGCCGGATCGCGAACTGCAGGTCATTCGCAAGATGCAGTCGGGCAATCCGGGGCCGCTGCACGACGAGAGCATCGCCGCCATCTGGCGCGAGGTGATGTCGGCGTGCCGTGGCCTGGAACAGGCGCTGCGGATCGGTTACCTCGGCCCGGCGGGCACGTTTTCGGAGCAGGCGGTGATCGCGCATTTCGGACACGAGATCCAGCCGATGCCGTGCCCGAGCATCGACGAAGTGTTTCGCGCGGCGGAGTCCGGCACGGTCGATTGCGGCGTGGTGCCGGTCGAAAATTCGACGGAAGGCGTGGTGTCGCGCACGCTCGATCTGTTCTTGCAGACGTCGCTGAAGATCAGCGGCGAGATTGCGCTGCGGGTGCACCATAACTTGCTGCACAAGACGGGCGACATGTCGCAGGTGAAGGTGGTGCGTGCGCATGCGCAGGCGCTGGCGCAGTGCCAACGGTGGTTGAACACGAACTATCCGAACCTGCCGCGCGAGGCCGTGTCGAGCAACGCCGAGGCCGCGCGCATGGCTGGCGAGGACGAAACGGTCGCCGCGCTGGCAAGCGTGCAGGCAGCCAACCGCTACGGCCTGCACGTGGTGCGTGCCAATGTGGAAGACGATCCGCACAACCGCACGCGCTTTGTCGTGATCGGCAATTACGAGACGGAGCCGAGCGGACGCGATCAGACGTCGTTGATTTTGTCGGTGCCGAACGAGGCCGGCGCCGTCTACAAGTTGCTGGCCCCGTTGGCCGAGAACGGCGTGTCGATGTGCCGCTTCGAGTCGCGTCCGGCGCGCAGCGGCGCGTGGGAGTACTACTTCTACGTCGACGTGGAAGGCCATCAGCGCGACCCGCAAGTAGCGCGCGCGCTGGAAAAACTGCGTCACGACGCAGCGTATTTCAAAGTGTTGGGGTCCTATCCCTCGGCACATTGA
- a CDS encoding DUF2059 domain-containing protein — MHKSLKLKHLIVVAGFAPLFAFAQAGDADKTAAIKDLLTTMNVDAAIKGQGEVLANGAKQEAPLVLEQALVENKTLNDKQKQAAVDKLKKNGAVQRMTDGAGKDFDTEAFRKDALQAHYDSLGKYYSTQEIKDLTTFLKTPSGQKFMANQGKAMQEVWGNVMQKYGPQVGKKMRDMADKEVAAAAAAK; from the coding sequence ATGCACAAGAGTCTCAAACTCAAACATCTGATCGTGGTGGCCGGTTTCGCTCCGCTGTTTGCATTCGCGCAGGCTGGCGACGCTGACAAGACGGCAGCCATCAAGGATCTGCTGACGACGATGAACGTCGACGCAGCCATCAAGGGTCAGGGTGAAGTGCTGGCCAACGGCGCAAAGCAGGAAGCCCCGCTGGTGCTGGAGCAGGCACTGGTGGAGAACAAGACTCTGAATGACAAGCAGAAGCAAGCGGCTGTCGACAAGCTGAAGAAGAACGGCGCTGTGCAGCGCATGACCGACGGCGCTGGCAAGGACTTCGACACGGAAGCCTTCCGCAAGGACGCCCTGCAAGCCCACTATGACTCGCTGGGCAAGTACTACTCGACCCAGGAAATCAAGGACCTGACCACGTTCCTGAAGACTCCCAGCGGCCAGAAGTTCATGGCCAACCAAGGCAAGGCCATGCAGGAAGTGTGGGGCAATGTGATGCAGAAGTACGGTCCGCAAGTCGGCAAGAAGATGCGCGACATGGCTGACAAGGAAGTTGCTGCTGCTGCTGCTGCGAAGTAA
- the gyrA gene encoding DNA gyrase subunit A, whose translation MDQFAKETLPVSLEEEMRSSYLAYAMSVIVGRALPDVRDGLKPVHRRALYSMHELNNDWNRPYKKSARIVGDVIGKYHPHGDTAVYDTIVRMAQNFSLRYMLVDGQGNFGSVDGDNAAAMRYTEIRLSKIAHELLADLDKETVNFEPNYDGSETEPSVLPARIPNLLINGSSGIAVGMATNIPPHNLNEVVDGCLHLLRNPEATVDELIELIPAPDFPTAGIIYGISGVREGYRTGRGRVVMRAKTHFEDIDRGQRQAIIVDELPYQVNKRTLLERIAELVTEKRIEGISDIRDESDKSGMRVVIELKRGEVPEVVLNNLYKNTQLQDTFGMNMVALVDGQPRLLNLRQMLECFLLHRREVVTRRTVFDLRKARERGHILEGLAVALANIDEFIAIIKAAPTPPVAKAELMNRSWDSGLVRDMLVRAESETSGGGAAYRPEGLLPVFGMQGDGLYRLSDTQAQEILQMRLQRLTGLEQDKIVQEYREVMAQIADLLDILARPERITAIIVEELTAIRAEFGDERRSQIEHNATELDTEDLITPQDLVVTLSHSGYMKSQPISEYRAQKRGGRGKQAAATKEDDWIDTLFVANTHDYILCFSNRGRLYWLKVWEVPQGSRNSRGRPIVNMFPLSPGEKINVILPVKQFDEQHFVFMATSKGTVKKTALTEFSNPRKAGIIAVDLDEGDFLIGADITDGQHDVMLFSDAGKAVRFDENDVRPMGRQARGVRGMNLEENQQVIAMLVAPAETAGEGAQSVAGSVLTATENGYGKRTPISEYTRHGRGTKGMIAIQTSERNGKVVAAALVAPEDEIMLITTGGVLIRTRVDEIREMGRATQGVTLISVGEGNKLSGLQRVMESDAEGAESVEGADAADAAPDADAQPDDSSET comes from the coding sequence ATGGATCAATTCGCCAAAGAGACACTCCCGGTATCGCTCGAAGAAGAAATGCGCAGTTCGTACCTCGCTTACGCCATGAGCGTGATCGTGGGCCGCGCGCTTCCCGATGTGCGGGATGGTCTCAAGCCGGTGCATCGCCGTGCGCTGTACTCAATGCACGAGCTGAACAACGACTGGAATCGCCCCTATAAGAAGTCCGCCCGTATCGTCGGGGATGTGATCGGTAAGTATCACCCCCACGGCGACACTGCTGTATACGACACCATCGTGCGGATGGCGCAGAACTTCTCGCTGCGCTACATGCTGGTCGACGGCCAAGGCAACTTCGGCTCGGTCGACGGCGACAACGCCGCGGCGATGCGTTACACCGAAATCCGCCTCTCGAAGATCGCCCACGAACTGCTGGCCGACCTCGACAAGGAAACCGTCAATTTCGAGCCGAACTACGACGGCTCCGAAACTGAACCGTCCGTTCTGCCGGCGCGCATTCCCAACTTGCTGATCAACGGTTCGTCCGGGATTGCGGTGGGGATGGCGACAAACATTCCGCCGCACAACCTCAATGAGGTGGTTGATGGCTGCTTGCACTTGCTGCGCAACCCGGAAGCGACGGTCGACGAGCTGATCGAACTGATTCCGGCGCCGGATTTCCCGACGGCGGGCATTATCTATGGCATTTCGGGTGTGCGTGAAGGCTATCGGACCGGCCGCGGCCGTGTGGTGATGCGCGCCAAGACGCACTTCGAAGATATCGACCGCGGCCAGCGCCAGGCGATCATCGTCGACGAACTGCCGTATCAAGTTAACAAGCGCACGCTGCTCGAGCGTATTGCCGAGCTGGTCACCGAAAAGCGCATCGAAGGCATTTCCGACATTCGCGACGAATCGGACAAGTCCGGCATGCGCGTGGTGATCGAACTGAAGCGCGGCGAGGTGCCGGAGGTTGTGCTCAACAACCTCTATAAGAATACGCAGCTGCAAGACACGTTCGGCATGAACATGGTGGCGCTGGTCGACGGCCAGCCGCGCCTGCTGAACCTGCGCCAGATGCTGGAGTGCTTCCTGCTGCATCGCCGCGAGGTGGTGACGCGTCGCACCGTGTTCGACCTGCGCAAGGCGCGCGAGCGTGGTCACATCCTGGAAGGTCTGGCTGTTGCGCTTGCCAACATCGACGAGTTCATCGCCATCATCAAGGCCGCCCCGACCCCGCCGGTCGCCAAGGCTGAGCTGATGAACCGCAGTTGGGATTCGGGCCTCGTCCGCGACATGCTCGTTCGCGCCGAGAGCGAAACCTCCGGCGGTGGCGCCGCGTATCGTCCGGAAGGTCTGCTCCCGGTGTTTGGTATGCAGGGCGACGGCTTGTACAGGCTGTCGGATACGCAAGCGCAGGAAATTCTGCAGATGCGCCTGCAACGCCTCACCGGGCTGGAGCAGGACAAGATCGTCCAGGAATACCGCGAAGTGATGGCGCAGATCGCCGATCTGCTGGATATCCTGGCGCGGCCGGAACGTATTACTGCCATCATCGTCGAGGAACTGACCGCGATCCGCGCGGAATTCGGCGATGAGCGTCGCTCGCAGATCGAGCACAATGCGACCGAGTTGGATACAGAAGACCTCATTACGCCACAAGATCTGGTGGTGACGCTGTCCCACAGCGGCTACATGAAGAGCCAGCCGATTTCCGAATACCGGGCGCAAAAGCGTGGCGGCCGCGGCAAGCAAGCTGCGGCGACCAAGGAAGACGATTGGATCGACACGCTATTCGTCGCCAACACACACGATTACATCCTCTGCTTCTCGAACCGCGGCCGTCTGTATTGGCTGAAGGTGTGGGAGGTGCCACAGGGCAGCCGTAACTCGCGCGGTCGCCCGATCGTCAATATGTTCCCGCTGTCGCCGGGCGAGAAGATCAACGTGATCCTGCCGGTGAAGCAGTTCGACGAGCAGCACTTCGTCTTTATGGCCACCTCCAAGGGGACGGTCAAGAAGACGGCGCTCACCGAATTCTCGAATCCGCGCAAGGCCGGCATTATCGCGGTCGATTTGGATGAGGGCGATTTCCTGATCGGCGCGGACATTACCGATGGTCAGCATGATGTGATGCTGTTCTCCGACGCCGGAAAGGCGGTGCGCTTCGATGAGAACGACGTGCGCCCGATGGGTCGTCAGGCGCGCGGTGTGCGCGGTATGAATCTCGAAGAGAACCAGCAGGTGATTGCCATGTTGGTCGCGCCGGCAGAAACCGCGGGCGAAGGTGCTCAATCCGTTGCGGGTAGCGTGCTGACCGCCACCGAAAACGGCTACGGCAAGCGTACCCCGATCTCGGAATACACCCGACATGGCCGCGGCACGAAAGGCATGATCGCCATCCAGACTTCGGAGCGTAACGGCAAGGTCGTGGCTGCGGCGCTTGTCGCGCCTGAAGACGAGATCATGCTGATCACGACAGGTGGCGTGCTGATCCGTACGCGTGTGGACGAGATTCGCGAAATGGGTCGCGCCACGCAAGGCGTCACGCTCATCTCGGTGGGTGAGGGCAACAAGCTGTCCGGGCTGCAACGGGTGATGGAGTCCGACGCTGAAGGCGCGGAGAGTGTCGAGGGTGCTGATGCGGCGGACGCCGCCCCGGATGCCGATGCACAGCCGGATGACAGCAGCGAGACATAA
- the serC gene encoding 3-phosphoserine/phosphohydroxythreonine transaminase, protein MNQADRALQASQARVYNFSAGPAVLPLEVLEQAKEEMVSWHGSGMSVMEMSHRGREFESILAAAFSDLRQLLAVPDNYEILFLQGGAIAENAIVPLNLMRRLSADAPKADYVVTGTWSVKSQQEARKYGEVNIAATSEAERFHKIPDVSSWKLSSDAAYVHLCTNETIVGVEYQETPDVGQSHGRVVVSDVSSHILSRPIDWNGYQVLYGGAQKNIGPAGLTIAIVRKDLLGHAHPLCPSAFNWRLVAENGSMYNTPPTYAIYIAGLVFQWIKRQGGVEALETRNIIKSKMLYDFIDASSFYRNEIHPTCRSRMNVPFFLNDESRSEAFLAQARERGLVQLKGHKSVGGMRASIYNAMPLEGVEALVDFMRDFERVSA, encoded by the coding sequence ATGAACCAAGCGGATCGAGCCCTCCAAGCCAGCCAGGCGCGTGTGTACAACTTTTCGGCAGGGCCGGCAGTGCTGCCGCTCGAGGTGCTGGAACAGGCGAAGGAGGAGATGGTCTCCTGGCACGGCAGCGGCATGAGCGTCATGGAGATGAGTCATCGCGGCCGCGAGTTTGAAAGCATCCTGGCAGCGGCGTTCAGCGATTTGCGCCAGTTGTTGGCCGTGCCGGACAACTACGAAATCCTTTTCCTGCAAGGTGGTGCCATCGCCGAAAACGCGATCGTGCCGCTGAACCTGATGCGCCGGCTGTCGGCCGATGCGCCGAAGGCGGATTACGTCGTCACCGGCACGTGGTCGGTCAAGTCGCAGCAGGAGGCGCGCAAGTACGGCGAGGTGAACATCGCCGCCACGAGCGAGGCCGAGCGTTTCCACAAGATTCCGGATGTGTCGAGCTGGAAGCTGTCGTCGGACGCGGCCTACGTGCACCTCTGCACAAACGAAACCATTGTTGGCGTTGAGTATCAGGAAACGCCCGACGTCGGTCAGTCGCACGGGCGTGTGGTGGTATCCGACGTGTCGAGCCACATTCTCTCGCGGCCGATCGACTGGAACGGCTACCAGGTCCTGTACGGCGGCGCGCAGAAAAACATCGGCCCTGCCGGCCTGACGATCGCCATCGTCCGCAAGGACCTTCTGGGTCATGCGCACCCGCTATGCCCGTCTGCGTTCAACTGGCGCCTCGTGGCCGAGAACGGCTCGATGTACAACACGCCGCCCACTTACGCCATCTACATCGCGGGGCTTGTGTTCCAGTGGATCAAGCGCCAGGGCGGGGTTGAGGCGCTGGAAACGCGGAACATCATCAAGTCGAAGATGCTGTACGACTTTATCGATGCCAGCAGCTTCTACCGCAATGAGATTCATCCGACGTGCCGGTCGCGCATGAATGTGCCGTTCTTCCTCAACGACGAGTCCCGCAGCGAGGCGTTCCTCGCGCAGGCGCGCGAGCGGGGGTTGGTACAGCTCAAGGGCCACAAGTCCGTGGGCGGCATGCGAGCGAGCATCTATAACGCGATGCCGCTGGAAGGTGTGGAGGCGCTGGTCGACTTCATGCGTGATTTTGAACGAGTGTCGGCGTAA